Proteins encoded by one window of Chromobacterium violaceum ATCC 12472:
- a CDS encoding transporter substrate-binding domain-containing protein, protein MFSWKSTLFILHSASRYILFFPLAFIHHSAHAQTEVIVASETWAQLIYSGENGKPAGPIVDFVNKMNKVQNRYNFKFIIIPKLRLNKFFIEKRADVYPFRTTKWTENELKLQSTKTIATSGDVYIAKKENKYGGEAVFSNIKSKKIAGVLGYHYNIFKNNPDERCIKENFQVELLSSNEAVVKFILSGRAEVGIVPETIIGEYMESKTIKNQLIVSKTFDSRVGLSNLVRENGPISAEEMNIIIDKMESNGDIKKFKVILHIGEFVH, encoded by the coding sequence ATGTTTTCCTGGAAAAGCACTTTATTTATTTTACATAGCGCCTCTCGTTATATCTTATTCTTCCCTCTGGCATTTATCCATCACTCCGCTCATGCTCAAACCGAAGTCATTGTGGCTTCTGAAACATGGGCTCAATTGATTTATTCAGGAGAAAATGGAAAGCCGGCAGGACCCATTGTCGACTTTGTTAATAAAATGAATAAAGTCCAGAACCGTTATAATTTTAAATTCATCATCATTCCCAAGCTAAGATTGAATAAATTTTTCATAGAGAAACGGGCTGACGTTTATCCATTTCGAACGACAAAATGGACAGAAAACGAATTAAAATTACAATCCACCAAAACAATTGCCACGAGTGGCGATGTTTACATTGCAAAAAAAGAAAATAAATATGGTGGAGAAGCGGTGTTTTCAAACATAAAATCAAAGAAAATCGCTGGAGTGCTTGGCTATCACTATAATATTTTCAAAAACAATCCAGACGAGAGGTGCATTAAAGAAAATTTTCAAGTCGAATTACTATCCTCAAATGAAGCCGTTGTCAAATTCATACTATCCGGACGAGCAGAAGTTGGCATTGTCCCAGAAACCATTATTGGAGAATACATGGAAAGCAAAACAATAAAAAATCAATTAATCGTATCAAAAACATTTGATTCGAGAGTGGGGCTATCAAACCTAGTGCGTGAAAATGGTCCCATTTCAGCAGAAGAGATGAACATTATCATCGATAAAATGGAGTCAAATGGTGACATTAAAAAATTCAAAGTGATATTGCACATTGGAGAATTCGTTCATTAA
- a CDS encoding trypsin-like serine protease: MMQFNDTAKRDALNAFSRLPQALREQIQFSTVRLSNDRFTGSGVLVIDANQIPGIVTAKHNLCVRAGIATPTAWNEDQVAGLITGFLDGLKVGYDFPAAAPDNIRQPLPAKEQILAPDNSDIEFRNGYGRWDYDLMFISFKARLPLRDYIAASPSHRVPYGSGDLAFYRQDPAGKGVFVTGFGDVRNAQGGQLNLSHPFQVRNAVISSRQAQALRHSRPDLYFTDALIVEASNNSSTATGDSGGPMLHVSGSRVYLMGATLGANFLPDRLPPDAPILNNAATALYAGGYLF, encoded by the coding sequence CCGCCAAACGAGACGCGCTGAACGCCTTTTCCCGGTTGCCGCAAGCGCTCAGGGAACAAATACAGTTCAGCACCGTCAGGCTGAGCAATGACCGCTTCACCGGCTCCGGCGTGCTGGTCATCGACGCCAACCAGATCCCGGGCATCGTCACCGCCAAACACAATCTGTGCGTGCGCGCCGGCATCGCCACGCCGACAGCGTGGAACGAAGACCAAGTCGCCGGCCTGATCACCGGCTTTCTGGACGGCTTGAAAGTGGGCTACGACTTCCCCGCCGCCGCGCCGGACAACATCCGACAGCCCTTGCCGGCGAAGGAACAGATTCTGGCGCCGGACAACAGCGACATCGAATTCCGCAACGGCTACGGCCGCTGGGACTACGACCTGATGTTCATCTCCTTCAAGGCCAGGCTGCCGCTACGCGATTACATCGCCGCTAGCCCCAGCCACCGCGTGCCCTACGGCAGCGGCGACCTGGCCTTCTACCGCCAGGACCCGGCCGGCAAGGGCGTGTTCGTCACCGGCTTCGGCGACGTGCGGAACGCCCAGGGCGGGCAGCTCAACCTGTCCCACCCTTTCCAGGTCCGCAACGCCGTCATCTCGTCCCGCCAGGCCCAGGCGCTGCGCCACAGCCGTCCCGACCTCTACTTCACCGACGCGCTGATCGTGGAGGCATCCAACAACAGCAGCACCGCCACCGGCGACTCCGGCGGCCCCATGCTCCATGTCAGCGGCAGCCGGGTCTACCTGATGGGCGCGACGCTGGGCGCCAACTTTCTGCCCGACCGGCTGCCGCCGGACGCGCCCATCCTCAACAACGCGGCGACGGCGCTGTATGCAGGAGGGTATCTGTTCTGA